Below is a window of Komagataella phaffii GS115 chromosome 1, complete sequence DNA.
GATATCATGGTCCGCGTGAATTGGTTAAGCATATCGTCAGAGAGAATGGATTTTCTGCACTAGGAAGAGGTTTTCAGATCACTTTACTCAGAGAGATCCAGGCCTATGGTGTGTGGTTTTTAGCCTACGAATGGTTGATGAAGACAACCACTGAAAAGTGGGGAATTGCCCGAGATCAGATCAGTACTCCCCAGTTAATGTTATACGGCGCACTTGCTGGAGAGTTTCTCTGGTTAGGTTCCTATCCATTGGATGTCATCAAAAGTAGAGTTCAGGGAGACACTTTTGGATCAACTAGTAAATACCATGGAAGTGCTAGAGCCGCTGCCCGTCATATTTGGCAAACTCAAGGGCTTATTGGTTTCTGGAGGGGTATAGTTCCCACTCTAGTTAGGGCAATTCCTTGCAGTGCGGCCACTTTTACGACGGTGGAATGGACATTAAGGCTGTTAGGCAATTGATAGAGTTcgaaagaaaagaaattaCATTTTGTAGAGATCGTCAATTCTGCAACAGACATCGAACATCACCCAATGAAACTTTGAGGAAAAGTATCTCCACAGTCAAAAGCACCTGATGCAGTTTGGCCGACGACTATGTTCCCCAACTAGTCTTGGTgaagatcaattgaaaagagCCTGCAGTACTCTCGATAAAGGGAAACTTTAAAATTCCGCCTATAAACTTTCATTAATTGCTCTCTTTAAGCTTTTCTGCCCCTTCCACAAGATTTTTTAGCCCCAGGATGAGTAATCGCTCTGCGTGACTAACgaaaaaatttcaaattcgAGGTATAAATACCCATAATTTCGCCTATATGAATAGTAGTAACAGTAAGAGCTTTGTAATGAGTGAAACGAACGGTCAAACTAATGGCTCCTCCAATGGAGCCCAACCTCAGCAACGCAATCCATACGGACCTCACCCATCTGACTTCCTTTCAAATGTTTCTAGCTTCCAGTTGATAGAGTCAACCTTGAGAGAAGGTGAGCAATTTGCCAATGCTTTCTTCACcacagagaaaaagattgaaattgCCAAGGCGCTGGACGACTTTGGAGTGGATTACATCGAGTTGACCTCTCCTGTAGCTTCTGAGCAGTCAAGATCCGACTGTGAAGCAATCTGCAAATTAGGCCTCAAGGCTAAGATCTTAACTCATATTAGATGCCATATGGACGATGCTAGAGTGGCTGTGGAGACTGGTGTGGATGGTGTTGATGTTGTTATTGGTActtctcaatttttgagACAATTTAGTCACGGAAAGGACATGTCCTACATTACCAACCAAGCAATCGAAGTGATCGAATTTGTCAAGTCCAAGGGAATCGAAATCAGATTTTCCTCTGAAGATTCCTTCCGTTCTGACATCGTCGACCTTTTGAACATCTACAGAACCGTTGATAAGATCGGTGTGAACAGAGTTGGTATAGCTGACACCGTCGGTTGTGCCAACCCAAGACAAGTTTACGAGCTGGTTAAGACCCTTAAATCTGTCGTTCACTGCGATATTGAGTGCCATTTCCACGATGACACTGGTTGTGCTATAGCAAACGCTTACACGGCGTTGGAAGCTGGTGCCAAACTTATCGACGTCTCCGTGTTGGGTATCGGTGAGAGAAACGGTATCACCCCTCTTGGTGGTTTGATGGCTAGAATGATTGCCGCAGACAGAGATTACGTTTTATCCAAATACAAACTGCATAAACTGAGGGACTTAGAAACCTTAGTTGCCGAGGCTGTTCAAGTGAATATCCCATTCAACAACCCAATTACTGGTTTCTGTGCTTTCACTCACAAAGCCGGTATTCATGCCAAGGCCATTCTAGCCAATCCATCCACATACGAGATCTTGCAACCATCTGACTTTGGTTTAACTAGGTATATTCATTTTGCCAACAGATTAACTGGCTGGAATGCTATCAAATCTCGTGTCGACCAGTTGAACTTGCATTTGACTGATGCTCAGTGCAAGGAGGTCACTGCCAAAATTAAAAAGATGGGAGACATCAGACCATTGAACATTGACGATGTTGACTCTATCATTAAGGATTTCCATGCTGATATCACCACCCCAGCATTCCCTCCTGTTGCTACTAACAATGACGAGGATGTTGAGCCCGCCAccaagaaacaaagattAGATCAATAGTCTGATTACGAGACCGTTATGTAGTTTACCTAGGTATTACGTAATCTACAAtgtatttttttcagttagttaaaagaaaaaatttcaaattctccCCGATTTGGCAATCGCTGTCTTCGCTACCCCGATCCAAGATTACTCCAGGCAGTCTCAAATATACGCTCATGCTCAAATACTCTCCATCGCTCTGGAAAATGTACCCGCGCGAGAGTCCCTCAGtaaatatttttcaaagctttttCTCTCCTCTCTTTCCTCTAACCACAAGACAGAACTAAGATGCCTCGTAAGTTTGATTAATTTATGGGTGCATAGGCCAGGCTTAGTGTTTGTTAATCAAACGGTTATATCAGAGGTCTTAATGATCAACTCTGAAAAACCAGAGGTTCGGGTCCTCACACATCTTATTCATTTGCACTGAACTCCCGACACTTCAGTTGCATATATCCTCAATATAGAGACGACCTCTCTTTGTGGATGAAGAATAAATTGTGTGAGAATGCTTGTACCGTAGATTTCCATTCActatttctttgatctatgcattcttgttgaaaataGAAAGATATCGTTTGAACATGTATTCTAACCCGTAAGGTGCTCCAAGAACTTACTCTAAGACTTACTCCGTCCCAAAGACCCCATACGACTCCGCTCGTTTCGACCAAGAGCTGAAACTTGCCGGTGAGTACGGTCTTAAGAACAAGAAGGAAATTTACAGAATTGGATTCCAACTGTCCAAGATTAGAAGAGCTGCCAGAGACTTGTTGACCAGAGACGAGAAGGACCCAAAGAGATTGTTCGAGGGTAATGCTTTGATCAGAAGACTGGTGAGAACCGGTATCTTGTCCGAGGAGAAGAGAAAGCTGGATTACGTTCTGGCTTTGAAGGTCGAGGACttccttgaaagaagattgcAAACTCAGGTTTTCAAGTTGGGTTTGGCCAAGTCTATCCACCATGCCAgagttttgatttctcaAAGACACATTGCTGTTGGTAAGCAAATTGTTACCATTCCATCTTTCATGGTCAGATTGGAATCTCAAAAGCACATCGACTTTGCTTCTACTTCCCCATACGGTGGAGGAAGAGCTGGTCGTGTTAAGAGAAAGAACCAAGCTAAGAGCTCCGAGGGTGGTGCcgaggaggaggaagaggatgaagagtAAATCTAGTCCGATGTATATTACCTCTAATACACGCTTTTTAACTACTATATAAGATCATCTCTGAGCTCAGTAAGAAGGACCTTTACTTGAAATGAAAATCGTTGTCACGGACTCATTTGTGTCACGTGAGTTATTATAGGGTTGACTTTTTCTGATTCTTCCATCGCGATTACCATACCTCTGGTGAAAACGacaaaaaatcttttccaGTAGTTATCACACACAATTAAATAAGATGGGTAAAAGGTATGTTAAAGTtccagaaaagaagtttcaagaaagagaatgttCCAGCAAATGATCCAATGATATGCTCTGTTCAAGGAGTGAGGACTCTCCAGTTGTGATTGCCCCCACATGGCAGATGTTTTACATTTTTTCATTGACATCAGTTCTTTCCTTCATTTCCGTAAACCTGGCCCCACCGAGCATACTAACATACAATCTAGTCGTGGTTACAGATCTGGTACTCGTTACGCTTTCTCGCGTGACTTCAAGAAGCATGGAGCCGTCCCCATGTCTACTTACCTGAGACTTTACAAGATTGGTGATTACGTTGACATCAAGGCCAACGGTGCCATCCAAAAGGGTATGCCTCACAAGTTTTACCACGGTAAGACCGGTGTTGTTTTCAACGTCACCAAGACTTCCGTTAGTGTTTTGATTAACAAGGTTGTTGGTAACAGATACATTGAGAAGAAGGTCAACCTGAGAGTTGAGCACGTCAAGCCATCCAAGTGTCGTGAGGAGTTCTTGAACAGAGTCAAGGAACACCAAAAGAACGTTGCTGATGCTAAGGAATCTGGCAAGTCTGTTGCTTTCCCAAAGAGACAACCAGTTGGTCCAAGACCATCTCATGTTGTTTCTGGTGAGCCAATCACCCTGGCCCCAGTTGCTTACGAGACTTTCATCTAATCGGTGTATACATACTAATTGAGAAGAGATGTTGTAAATGGTATTTGTAGTGTCGTGAACGGTTGAGGCTCAAAAGCAACGTGAGTGATGACTTTGAGCTCTGAAATATCTCAGTGGAGTAAGCGATGTCTAGTATTCTGTTACTTTATATACACTTCGAAACTAGTTAAGCAGGAGCCTAAATGATGAACATGTCCTGTTACTCGCCAATACCCGGCCTATATTGGCTCGTTCTATCCCAAGTTTTCCTTGGGAAAAATATCTTTTCCTCGTTTGACAAAATCTGAACTTCTCgatcaaaaaaatttccTGGTATCTTGACCCTCTGTTTTCTCATACAAAATGGCTAATCCTTCAAGGATGGAGAAAATCGAACGGATAGCCGAAGATGTCAACGACTCTATCACATTTCTATCTAGTGACGAAAAGGCGTCCAGTTTTCGTAACGCTGAACCGAAAATTGAAGCTCCTAAACTATCGATTGACAGGCAGGAAGTAAAACCCTGGGTCAATTTTGTGGCAGGTGGATTAGGAGGTATGGCAGGAGCAGTTTTTACTTGTCCTTTCGATGTCGTCAAGACAAGGCTTCAGTCAAGTGTTTATCAAGATCTTTACCGCTCAACTAATAGCAAAGGAGCAAATGTCATTTCATCCGCGGCCCGTCATATTTCAGAGACTTGCTCTATCATTGGCTCCGTGTACCGTGTAGAAGGTATTAGAGCACTATTCAAAGGATTGGGACCAAACCTTGTGGGTGTGATACCTGCTAGATctatcaactttttcactTATGGATATAGTAAGGACGTTCTCAGGAAGCATGTGTTCGACGGGGAAGAAACATCTTTATTGCATTTACTAGCCGGCCTAAACGCCGGCTTCGTTACTAGTACAGCCACGAACCCTATATGGCTAGTTAAGACCCGTTTACAGCTTGACAAGTCTTCCACCAAACAGTACAAAAATTCATGGGATTGCATCTCCAAGATTCttaaagttgaaggagTCTCTGGACTTTACAAAGGGTTATCGGCCTCATATCTGGGGTCTATAGAATCTACATTGCAGTGGATTTTATACGAGCAAATGAAATCGTTCATTAAACAACGTTCTCTTTCTAGAGCTAAGGAAGGACAGGAGCGCACCTCAATCGATGAGCTATATGAATGGGCTGCGAGGTCTGGTGCTGCAGGTGCTGCCAAGTTCATGGCATCTTTAATCACTTACCCACACGAAGTTGTCCGTACGCGGCTACGTCAAGCTCCTATGGAGAATGGGAGACCAAAATACACTGGATTActccaatctttcaagcTAATAATTAAAGAGGAAGGGCTTGCATCTATGTATGGAGGATTGACTCCTCATATGATGAGGACGGTGCCTAACTCGATCATAATGTTTGGAACATGGGAGCTGTTTATTAGCATATTGTCTTGAGATTTGTTTTGTGCAAATAGTTATATATTCATGTAAATAGTTAGGTATAGAGCTGGGAAGAGGAATCTGGGGTGAAAGGATTTTTGTAAGGGAAAATAAAGTACTCTGCTCCTTCGCGACTTTCAATCTGGATGTCACAGAGCCAAAATCCAAACTGCACGAACACGTCCAAATTATCATTATCAATTATCACTTCAGCCCGTATAGataattctttgaatataCGTGCCCAATTCGACCAGGTCCGTCaatgtcattttcatttgaatCACCATTCTTGTCTGTGACTCAGGACGGTTCTGGCTCTGGCTCTGGCTCTGGCTCTGGCTCAGGTTGTGGTTCCGGTTCTGGCCCTGGTTCTGGCTCTGGTACTGGCACACGAGGTGAAGCAATAAATGTGTCGCCTATACGTGTCGATGCTCTCTCCAATAGAGTTCACTTacaagttgatcaattaAGGAAAGAGAACGCTCAATTGAAGGCGGAGATTATTACTTTAAAAGacaaacttgaagaacaatCGAAACTCATTGCATTATTGCAGAACAATTCTAGTGTAAAAGTCGGAGACTCCTCTTCAAGTTTCAGTCCCATAAATGCTCAAGCTAGCTATCCCAAAGGAACAGTGGCTTTTGATGGAGATACCATCAATCCTCTTATATCCCCATCCAAACAGCAAAAACAAGCCGATAAAGATTCTCCAATAATTCCTGAACGTAACAGTAAAAGAAAGACATTCATCGGGCCCACTCCTCTGGCAACCACTCCCAcaaacaacaacaacaaccgTGCTTCCGTGAATAGTTCGAATTACTCACCATATGAGCCTGAGGGATTAGGACTTATAACAACTCCAAAGAGAGGGTTGTCCACACCATTTGTTGCTGAACCAAAAGAGACTGTTGTAGCTCAAGAATTGCTTATCACTTCTTCAATTCAACCAATACTTGGATCATCTCCTCGGAGAGTTTATTCTCCAAGGAAGCGAGAGAGAACTGCAACCTCTCCTTTGAAATCGGATTTTTCAGTTCCGAATAACATAGATTCAGAAATTCTTCCTTCTGGTACTGCTGTTAGTGTTACTACTACTAGCCTTACTGCTAGCCCTATTTCTAGTCCAAGCCCTAATTCAGGCCCTGGAGAAAATGTTACATCCAAACTTATGAAGCTGAGCTTGAGCAACGATAATGAAAAACCACCCTCAATAATTGAAGAACCTGCATCAGATGTGGGTccatctctttcttttgctgGTCTAGCAGAGCCGGATAAAACTTTAACTGACCCACAGCCTTTCACCCATCGAAATTCACCACAGCCGTACTTGCAAAATGACGATGTCGAAAATGCTCCATCTACAGAGGATAGGtttgaaacagaaattTTATCAGAAACAACATCTCTCTATTCTGTTACATCAAAAAACTCAGACAAGAAAACTAAATCGAAAGCACCGGCACAACCTTTGCCAAACACGCCAATGATCAACCAGACTCCAGGATTTACAGATAGTGAGTGGAAAGCACTTTTAATAAAGCCAGATAGTATCGACACTACTTTGGTCTCCGTCTACAGTGTAATTGATCCTGCTAACCCTACCAAGAAGACTGACGACCCAGTGATAACTCTAGGAATCAACTACTTTGACCAGCTAGATCAGAAATTGCTGTTCAAGGTAAAGAAGAGGTATTCGCAGCTCCAAGAGGTCGACCAAATATTTCGTCcgtttttctttgatcttccCGATTTACCTGAGAAAActctgtttttgaaaaccaCACCAAATACGATTGACGACAGAAGAAGTTTATTGACTCAATACTTTAACAAGGTCTACGATTTGAAGATCCACCCTGCTGAGTTTGCTCGACCATTCTGTACTTTCTTCTCTGCAGACGCTGTTTTTGACTTCGAAGATCCCAGTGTTAAGGAAGCTTATTTTTTGAGAAGGAACAGCAACAGATTGCATTCTTCCTCTTGGAGAATCGTTCATGTGCAACTTGACCAAGGCCAAAGGTTGATCATATCGGATACTCCTATACTTGATCATGGCTTATCATCACGACAGCAAGTCATCTCTATAAGGGACAGTACCTTCTATTTCGAAGAGGAGTTATCCACAGGTGGGATCTCCATACTTGAACCTAGGAGGAAGGGGGtactttcttcatctgGTTCAAAGATCACTCTATGTTGTGAATCTTATGAGGAGGCAAAACAATGGATCAATTTGCTGAATAATTTGAAGAGCATGCATGCCAATACGTTGATATCACCGGTCAAGCAGGATTCAAACACCAGCAATTCTAGCTTTTATAACAGATCCTCCTCCACAGTGAACAGCCCAAAAGTTGAATCGGGCTCAGGAAACCTGAATACCCTTTCGTCTACGAGGTCCACTGCAAACAACTATGACGAGGTATCAACCCCATCGAGTGCCAAAAAGACACTCAAAATTGGTGGCCTGTTCAAGACTAGGCGTGAAAAGGATAGCTCAGAAACTGTCAGTATCAATGATGATACCTTTATTTCCAACGAATTTGACACATTAAAATCTACTCCCTATAGTGCGTACACTCCTACCATTAATAGTGGTCAGAATAATTCATCAAATGAGACTCAGAAAGAGTATTTGCCCAAACTTGTCTTTAACTCTCCcgaaaagttttcagatGCACCCAGATTGTTTGGAACTTCTTTAGCTGATGCATTAGAAGTTTCTTCTATGGATTATAATGGACATTTAGTTCCTAGCATTGTTGGACGGTGCCTGATGTATCTCGATTCCCAAAAAGGAGAATATCAAGAAGGTCTGTTTCGATTGAGTGGCATGACCCTAGAAATTAAGAATTTACAGGACAAATTCGACACAAATTACGATGTGGACTTAATGCTTTTGCCTGAAAAGCCAGATGTGCATTCCGTGACGACACTATTGAAACGATTCTTACGTACGTTGAAGGAGCCAATTGTCAATACagatgtttcaaaagagctTCTTCAGTTCTACCCTGATCTTTCGAAGCATCAACATGAAGAAGAGGTGAAAAAAGCAGTGTCAAAATTACCTACAGCAAATTGTGATCTGGTTACggttttcttttcttaTTTGAGAAAAATTGTAGCTAACCAGgatatcaacaaaatgGGTGTTGGTAATCTGGGGATCATTTTTGCTCCAAACTTTGGATGTTCAAGAGACTGTATAGAAGTTCTATTAGAATATTTGTAACATTACTGGATAAAAtttaatgaaagaaaaacattCTTAATCTGTTGGTATTAATCTATGTGTTGCGATAGTTTAGAAATTGGCTTTCTCCTGGGTTGTCTTCTCGTCTTCTTTGCTCAATAGTAAGTtgttattttctttgtcGTGTTGCTGTTCCTCGATGGCTCCAACGTTTGtccttctctttttgaTGACGTTCTCAATAAAGGCTTCACCAGCCTTGTAACTGGATCTAACTAAAGGTCCTGAAGCACAATATAGGAATCCCATTTCTAGAGCCTTATCCCTCCAATACTCAAATTTAGAAGGGGTTACATACTCTACTACCTTCATATGACGTTTCGTTGGTCTCATATATTGGCCAAAAGTGACCACATCACATGAAATGTTCCTTAAGTCATgtaaagtttgaagaatttgatcGTCTGTTTCCCCGAATCCTAACATTAAAGAGGTCTTTGTTACCAGTCTAGGATTTGCCTCTTTAGCTGCCCTCAACACGGATAAGGATTGTCTGTAAGTTGCTCTTCTATCTCTGATATGGGGAGTCAGATCCTCGACGGTTTCCAAATTATGCGCAAAGACGTCTAGTGGAGATGATGCTAAAACCTTGGCCATTTCAAGATTTCCACGGAAATCTCCAGAAAGGCACTCCACTAAAATCTGAGGTGCTTTTTCCTTAATCTTAGTAACTGTGGAAGCCAAATGATGGGCTCCACCATCAGGAAGATCATCTCTATCAACTGTGGTCAACACAACATATCCCAATCCCCATCTTGAAATCGCCTCAGCAGTATTTTCAGGTTCATTCGGATCTGGAGGAGCGGGGTTTCTATTAGTCTTCACTGAACAGAATCTACAACCTCTTGTGCATGTATCACCCATCAACATGATCGTTGCAGTGGCTTCGGATTTTTTACCTCCCCAACACTCTCCAATGTTAGGACACTTTGCCTCTTCACAAACAGTTGACAATTTTAGCTCTTTAAGGTCTGATTTTAAATGGTGGAATGATTTACCCTTTGGGATTTGCGTTTTAAGCCAAGAGGGAAGACGGGCATTAGGGTCATTTCTCGCCAGTTCCAATGGATCTACTAGCATGTCCTTAGCCTTCCCCGTGACGAAATCAGCGAACGATGGACCTGTCTTCAATTCATCAGCAAGTTTCGTAGGTCTTCTTTTGGCCTTTCTTTTAAGTCCTGCAAGATCCGTTGGGTTTGCTTCGTTTAACGACTTTTCATCCGAAAGGGAGGCCAACCCTCGTGCCAGTTGCTTATTGCCCCCGCTAATAACCTTTGGTAGTCTAACTACACGTGTAGAAAGCATTGATCGTATCAGCTAAAGGTGCAAGGTTTTTGGTGGGTGGATAAGATTCTCGGTTCATATACTAGAATTTTGGGACTCCGTCGGAGAGGTGGCCTCtttgattatgtaatcaaaTGTGGCAGAGTCAAAAAATGTCAAAATAGTTGCTAACGCCCTTCTCTCAATCACGTAATACGCTTAAGTCTGAGGTATAAAAGCTATATGACCTATTTGAGGGTAATAATAAAATGACTTGATAGAgctcaagaagaaaagtcGCAACCTAATGAGTCCAGCTTTAACTGTCTGGAACTGTCCCAAACACCGAAGTGGTTTTCAACAGCGTCGTCCTCTTCCTTCCAGTCTTCGTCAAATGCCTGGAAAACGAATGTGTTAATGCCCCAACCTCTGATACCGCAGATAgcttctttccaaaagttgTCAGCGTTCTCAATAGATGGAACAGCATCACCAAAGTTGTCACCGTCGGTAGGCCATCCGGTCTCACCAACCCAGAAATCGATATCAGTAGATCCCTTGATGGTCTGGATTACTTGCAATGCTTGCATGATATCGTCAAAGAAGGAATAGGTAGAGTTGGAAGGACCTTGACCTTGCCAGTATGAGAAAGCGTTGGCGTAAACGGCATCAGATGCTTCAATAGCTGGTGCAGCGGAGGCGTCTACAAGGACGTTCCATGAATCGATGGTTCCGACTGGGACGGAAGAGTAGGAGTCCCCATTCTTGTCAGTCAAGCCAGCCAAAAACTCCTTCATATCTCTAATTTTATCAGCCAGATCTGAAGCTGGCAAGTCGTCTCTGTACAAAGCTTCGGATCCAACTGACAAAAATTGCAAAGTCGAAACAGATAATTGGGGAAGGTATTCACTTAGTGCATTCTTTTCTGCCTGGTAGTAGCTCTCATCCAGTGGTCTGACTGATAGAACTAATTTGAAGCCCTTCTCTTCAACAGCAGGACCGAGGTATTGTAAAGTGTTACAGTCTTCAGCGGAATAAGCTCTAATAGCAACGGCTTCAGAGCCGCCTCTAATAGTATCCAAGTCGGCCTCGTAGTCGGCCAAGTACTTACAAGTTCCGTCAACGTTCTTGTTTCCGAGAGCAAAACCCAGAGAGGAAACTGCAGACACTTGTGAAATGGAGATTGCAACCGCAGCCAGTGTTTTAAGATTAAAGATCATCTTTGCAACAGAGAAGTAATCAGTAGAAGAAGCTAATCTAAAAGAAAACACTGAAAAGGAAAGGGCGGGAGATGGGTTTGAAATATCGAGATTGTCGGGTGGGGAACGACCACATCATACGGTTCTATTTTTAGCTTCGGTGAGTTTTTGAGGAGACACTATACGAGAGCATACCTAGCAACAAGGATGGGTTAGTAGGGATAATTAAGATACTGATTTCAT
It encodes the following:
- a CDS encoding Mitochondrial protein, putative inner membrane transporter, translating into MSQEVDESLLRKAKDVTAGFAGGAVQVLIGQPFDLVKVRLQTGQYNSPLTAVKDTLKNEGLLAFYKGTLAPLFGVGACVSLQFYGFHEAKRQLLKYNSDNSGTLSLPQFYAAGAVAGIVNTPITAPVEQLRIILQTQKGKSGYHGPRELVKHIVRENGFSALGRGFQITLLREIQAYGVWFLAYEWLMKTTTEKWGIARDQISTPQLMLYGALAGEFLWLGSYPLDVIKSRVQGDTFGSTSKYHGSARAAARHIWQTQGLIGFWRGIVPTLVRAIPCSAATFTTVEWTLRLLGN
- a CDS encoding Homocitrate synthase isozyme, catalyzes the condensation of acetyl-CoA and alpha-ketoglutarate is translated as MNSSNSKSFVMSETNGQTNGSSNGAQPQQRNPYGPHPSDFLSNVSSFQLIESTLREGEQFANAFFTTEKKIEIAKALDDFGVDYIELTSPVASEQSRSDCEAICKLGLKAKILTHIRCHMDDARVAVETGVDGVDVVIGTSQFLRQFSHGKDMSYITNQAIEVIEFVKSKGIEIRFSSEDSFRSDIVDLLNIYRTVDKIGVNRVGIADTVGCANPRQVYELVKTLKSVVHCDIECHFHDDTGCAIANAYTALEAGAKLIDVSVLGIGERNGITPLGGLMARMIAADRDYVLSKYKLHKLRDLETLVAEAVQVNIPFNNPITGFCAFTHKAGIHAKAILANPSTYEILQPSDFGLTRYIHFANRLTGWNAIKSRVDQLNLHLTDAQCKEVTAKIKKMGDIRPLNIDDVDSIIKDFHADITTPAFPPVATNNDEDVEPATKKQRLDQ
- a CDS encoding 40S ribosomal protein S9, encoding MPRAPRTYSKTYSVPKTPYDSARFDQELKLAGEYGLKNKKEIYRIGFQLSKIRRAARDLLTRDEKDPKRLFEGNALIRRLVRTGILSEEKRKLDYVLALKVEDFLERRLQTQVFKLGLAKSIHHARVLISQRHIAVGKQIVTIPSFMVRLESQKHIDFASTSPYGGGRAGRVKRKNQAKSSEGGAEEEEEDEE
- a CDS encoding 60S ribosomal protein L21, which encodes MADVLHFFIDISSFLHFRKPGPTEHTNIQSSRGYRSGTRYAFSRDFKKHGAVPMSTYLRLYKIGDYVDIKANGAIQKGMPHKFYHGKTGVVFNVTKTSVSVLINKVVGNRYIEKKVNLRVEHVKPSKCREEFLNRVKEHQKNVADAKESGKSVAFPKRQPVGPRPSHVVSGEPITLAPVAYETFI
- a CDS encoding Mitochondrial pyrimidine nucleotide transporter, whose translation is MANPSRMEKIERIAEDVNDSITFLSSDEKASSFRNAEPKIEAPKLSIDRQEVKPWVNFVAGGLGGMAGAVFTCPFDVVKTRLQSSVYQDLYRSTNSKGANVISSAARHISETCSIIGSVYRVEGIRALFKGLGPNLVGVIPARSINFFTYGYSKDVLRKHVFDGEETSLLHLLAGLNAGFVTSTATNPIWLVKTRLQLDKSSTKQYKNSWDCISKILKVEGVSGLYKGLSASYLGSIESTLQWILYEQMKSFIKQRSLSRAKEGQERTSIDELYEWAARSGAAGAAKFMASLITYPHEVVRTRLRQAPMENGRPKYTGLLQSFKLIIKEEGLASMYGGLTPHMMRTVPNSIIMFGTWELFISILS
- a CDS encoding Rho GTPase activating protein (RhoGAP) involved in control of the cytoskeleton organization, with translation MSFSFESPFLSVTQDGSGSGSGSGSGSGCGSGSGPGSGSGTGTRGEAINVSPIRVDALSNRVHLQVDQLRKENAQLKAEIITLKDKLEEQSKLIALLQNNSSVKVGDSSSSFSPINAQASYPKGTVAFDGDTINPLISPSKQQKQADKDSPIIPERNSKRKTFIGPTPLATTPTNNNNNRASVNSSNYSPYEPEGLGLITTPKRGLSTPFVAEPKETVVAQELLITSSIQPILGSSPRRVYSPRKRERTATSPLKSDFSVPNNIDSEILPSGTAVSVTTTSLTASPISSPSPNSGPGENVTSKLMKLSLSNDNEKPPSIIEEPASDVGPSLSFAGLAEPDKTLTDPQPFTHRNSPQPYLQNDDVENAPSTEDRFETEILSETTSLYSVTSKNSDKKTKSKAPAQPLPNTPMINQTPGFTDSEWKALLIKPDSIDTTLVSVYSVIDPANPTKKTDDPVITLGINYFDQLDQKLLFKVKKRYSQLQEVDQIFRPFFFDLPDLPEKTLFLKTTPNTIDDRRSLLTQYFNKVYDLKIHPAEFARPFCTFFSADAVFDFEDPSVKEAYFLRRNSNRLHSSSWRIVHVQLDQGQRLIISDTPILDHGLSSRQQVISIRDSTFYFEEELSTGGISILEPRRKGVLSSSGSKITLCCESYEEAKQWINLLNNLKSMHANTLISPVKQDSNTSNSSFYNRSSSTVNSPKVESGSGNLNTLSSTRSTANNYDEVSTPSSAKKTLKIGGLFKTRREKDSSETVSINDDTFISNEFDTLKSTPYSAYTPTINSGQNNSSNETQKEYLPKLVFNSPEKFSDAPRLFGTSLADALEVSSMDYNGHLVPSIVGRCLMYLDSQKGEYQEGLFRLSGMTLEIKNLQDKFDTNYDVDLMLLPEKPDVHSVTTLLKRFLRTLKEPIVNTDVSKELLQFYPDLSKHQHEEEVKKAVSKLPTANCDLVTVFFSYLRKIVANQDINKMGVGNLGIIFAPNFGCSRDCIEVLLEYL
- a CDS encoding Protein involved in biosynthesis of the coenzyme lipoic acid, translated to MLSTRVVRLPKVISGGNKQLARGLASLSDEKSLNEANPTDLAGLKRKAKRRPTKLADELKTGPSFADFVTGKAKDMLVDPLELARNDPNARLPSWLKTQIPKGKSFHHLKSDLKELKLSTVCEEAKCPNIGECWGGKKSEATATIMLMGDTCTRGCRFCSVKTNRNPAPPDPNEPENTAEAISRWGLGYVVLTTVDRDDLPDGGAHHLASTVTKIKEKAPQILVECLSGDFRGNLEMAKVLASSPLDVFAHNLETVEDLTPHIRDRRATYRQSLSVLRAAKEANPRLVTKTSLMLGFGETDDQILQTLHDLRNISCDVVTFGQYMRPTKRHMKVVEYVTPSKFEYWRDKALEMGFLYCASGPLVRSSYKAGEAFIENVIKKRRTNVGAIEEQQHDKENNNLLLSKEDEKTTQEKANF
- a CDS encoding Endo-beta-1,3-glucanase, major protein of the cell wall, involved in cell wall maintenance, which codes for MIFNLKTLAAVAISISQVSAVSSLGFALGNKNVDGTCKYLADYEADLDTIRGGSEAVAIRAYSAEDCNTLQYLGPAVEEKGFKLVLSVRPLDESYYQAEKNALSEYLPQLSVSTLQFLSVGSEALYRDDLPASDLADKIRDMKEFLAGLTDKNGDSYSSVPVGTIDSWNVLVDASAAPAIEASDAVYANAFSYWQGQGPSNSTYSFFDDIMQALQVIQTIKGSTDIDFWVGETGWPTDGDNFGDAVPSIENADNFWKEAICGIRGWGINTFVFQAFDEDWKEEDDAVENHFGVWDSSRQLKLDSLGCDFSS